In Hydractinia symbiolongicarpus strain clone_291-10 chromosome 4, HSymV2.1, whole genome shotgun sequence, the following proteins share a genomic window:
- the LOC130641803 gene encoding uncharacterized protein LOC130641803 has product MLCELDFISQSFFVTWILVSLLALSLVTVMSGVMFYLYYWPTNVTYEKWQYKSNPKFPSPKKVRDEIITMCKGIICAAFCPTLALVLIRKGYGRAFCGWNDYSFAYHAMTFFIILIISDFYEFLYHRMGHVDFRFWKQHKHHHQFYNPSPFSVVADEWFDQFMRSLPLLVIPLLAPINMDMLFFQYGLFFYVYGVYLHMGYEWELLSAHNKYINTSFQHYCHHAKSLMNSPYHCGFFIKLWDQLFDCCYPEEKCFCAECARKKGERTEEKYKEIQVPDYAQLLKPAIWLEYFTAGKAL; this is encoded by the coding sequence ATGCTTTGTGAATTGGATTTCATCAGTCAATCTTTCTTTGTGACATGGATTCTGGTCAGTTTACTCGCACTATCGCTCGTCACGGTTATGTCTGGAGTAATGTTCTATTTGTACTATTGGCCGACAAATGTAACATACGAAAAATGGCAATACAAATCCAATCCGAAATTCCCAAGTCCTAAAAAGGTACGTGACGAAATTATCACAATGTGCAAGGGTATCATCTGCGCAGCATTTTGTCCCACCCTTGCATTAGTTTTAATTCGAAAAGGTTACGGAAGAGCATTTTGCGGATGGAACGACTATTCCTTTGCCTATCACGCCAtgacattttttatcattttaatcATATCGGATTTCTACGAATTTCTCTACCATCGCATGGGACATGTTGATTTTCGGTTTTGGAAGCAACACAAGCATCATCATCAGTTTTACAATCCATCTCCCTTCTCCGTCGTTGCTGACGAATGGTTTGATCAGTTTATGCGATCTCTCCCTCTCCTCGTCATCCCTTTACTAGCACCAATCAATATGGACATGCTATTCTTCCAATACGGCCTCTTCTTTTACGTTTATGGTGTGTACCTGCATATGGGGTACGAATGGGAGTTGCTGAGCGCGCATAACAAATACATCAACACATCCTTTCAGCACTACTGCCATCATGCAAAGAGTTTAATGAATTCACCATACCATTGCGGCTTCTTCATCAAGCTTTGGGATCAACTCTTCGATTGCTGCTATCCTGAAGAAAAGTGTTTCTGTGCTGAGTGTGCACGAAAAAAAGGCGAACGCACGGAGGAGAAATACAAAGAAATTCAAGTGCCAGATTATGCGCAGTTGTTAAAGCCTGCTATTTGGTTGGAATACTTCACCGCAGGTAAAGCACtttaa
- the LOC130641801 gene encoding pleckstrin homology domain-containing family A member 8-like isoform X1, protein MVMMEGILYKWTNYLSGWQPRWFVLDYGVLAYYRSQDEMNLGSRGSVKLSCCEILINNADPVRIDLKIPPENYMYLKASTAAERQKWLVALGTAKACLVDSNAEEQQQKMNSMVYLKDKMKELDLCRGIMLEQIHQIKLIAVNADEHKPVIESVTLLSATCDTFATNLNEIMEIIEDNLSTMSGSPVSTPRLQKPPTHHHSHRHKKNQSPPSTPSSHTGSMSDTQDKQKGLLHSSSSEYSNSKNSDRALLSPGTPNQNQQQIFELHGVSPDAYKVRNLPLQEIINDQMHGPMSPTIDSSVSSVSSLLSSSDGGNVPVPPLILEDELPRGTPKSPEKVEFVGKSFFGKAPARFEDVQLNSDGLIPTSSFLAACSSIVPVFDSLGSTTFAPVKMDIQGNIQKIKLKYETDVMAFEFLQNIVFQELKSNEHNAKNSATDALLWLKRALEFILVFLSEVSKGQRDLANAAGIAYERSLKKYHGWIVRGVFALAVKSCPYYKDFIKALSTTGTGVAASEGEALAEMASCVEALNRIVSKLNSYYRKNKLDSDAVV, encoded by the exons ATGGTGATGATGGAAGGCATTTTATATAAATGGACCAATTACCTTAGTG GTTGGCAGCCAAGATGGTTTGTATTAGATTATGGTGTCTTGGCCTATTATCGATCTCAAGATGAAATGAATTTAGGGAGCCGTGGTTCTGTAAAATTGTCTTGCTGTGAAATATTAA TAAACAATGCTGATCCGGTGCGTATAGACTTGAAGATTCCTCCTGAAAATTACATGTATCTAAAAGCTTCCACTGCAGCTGAGCGACAGAAATGGCTTGTTGCCTTAGGAACAGCAAAAGCCTGTCTTGTTGACTCAAATGCTGaagagcaacaacaaaaaa TGAACTCTATGGTGTACCTTAAAGATAAAATGAAGGAGCTTGACTTATGTCGTGGTATCATGCTTGAGCAAATTCATCAAATTAAATTAATTGCAGTTAATGCAGATGAACACAAG CCTGTGATAGAATCAGTGACTTTGCTTTCTGCTACCTGTGATACTTTTGCaacaaatttaaatgaaatcATGGAAATCATTGAAGACAATTTAA GTACAATGTCAGGTTCTCCAGTGTCAACTCCACGG CTTCAAAAGCCACCTACCCATCATCATTCACATCGACACAAAAA AAATCAATCACCTCCTTCTACTCCTTCATCTCACACTGGATCAATGTCAGACACACAAGACAAAC aAAAAGGTTTATTACATTCAAGTTCATCTGAATATTCAAATTCTAAAAACAGTGACAGAGCTTTGCTTTCTCCTGGAACTCCTAATCAAAACCAACAGCAGATTTTTGAACTCCATGGTGTGTCGCCAGACGCATACAAGGTTAGAAATCTACCTTTACAAGAAATAATTAACGATCAGATGCATGGACCAATGTCACCAACTATTGACTCGTCAGTTTCTTCAGTTTCTTCCCTTCTGTCATCCTCTGATGGAGGAAATGTTCCAGTACCACCATTAATACTGGAGGATGAATTGCCACGGGGCACACCTAAATCTCCTGAAAAAGTAGAATTTGTTGGAAAATCATTTTTTGGAAAAGCACCAGCAAG ATTTGAAGATGTGCAACTGAACAGTGATGGACTTATACCAACCAGTTCGTTCCTGGCTGCATGCTCATCTATTGTTCCCGTATTTG atTCTCTTGGTTCAACCACATTTGCTCCTGTGAAAATGGATATCCAAGGGAATATCCAA aaaattaagTTGAAATACGAAACTGATGTTATGGCATTTgagtttttacaaaatatagtcTTTCAAGAGTTAAAAAGTAATGAACACAATGCAAAAAACTCAGCCACTGATGCCTTGCTCTGGTTGAAAAG AGCACTGGAGTTCATTCTGGTTTTCCTGTCGGAGGTTAGCAAAGGCCAACGTGATTTAGCAAATGCAGCAG GTATTGCGTATGAGAGAtcgttaaaaaaatatcatgGTTGGATTGTACGTGGTGTGTTTGCG cttgCTGTCAAAAGCTGTCCATATTACAAGGATTTCATAAAAGCATTGTCCACTACTGGAACAGGTGTTGCTGCTAGCGAAGGTGAAGCATTAGCTGAAATGGCTTCGTGTGTTGAGGCCCTTAACAGAATTGTTTCAAAGCTAAACAGTTACTACCGAAAAAATAAGTTAGACTCGGATGCTGTTGTGTAG
- the LOC130641801 gene encoding pleckstrin homology domain-containing family A member 8-like isoform X2, producing MNLGSRGSVKLSCCEILINNADPVRIDLKIPPENYMYLKASTAAERQKWLVALGTAKACLVDSNAEEQQQKMNSMVYLKDKMKELDLCRGIMLEQIHQIKLIAVNADEHKPVIESVTLLSATCDTFATNLNEIMEIIEDNLSTMSGSPVSTPRLQKPPTHHHSHRHKKNQSPPSTPSSHTGSMSDTQDKQKGLLHSSSSEYSNSKNSDRALLSPGTPNQNQQQIFELHGVSPDAYKVRNLPLQEIINDQMHGPMSPTIDSSVSSVSSLLSSSDGGNVPVPPLILEDELPRGTPKSPEKVEFVGKSFFGKAPARFEDVQLNSDGLIPTSSFLAACSSIVPVFDSLGSTTFAPVKMDIQGNIQKIKLKYETDVMAFEFLQNIVFQELKSNEHNAKNSATDALLWLKRALEFILVFLSEVSKGQRDLANAAGIAYERSLKKYHGWIVRGVFALAVKSCPYYKDFIKALSTTGTGVAASEGEALAEMASCVEALNRIVSKLNSYYRKNKLDSDAVV from the exons ATGAATTTAGGGAGCCGTGGTTCTGTAAAATTGTCTTGCTGTGAAATATTAA TAAACAATGCTGATCCGGTGCGTATAGACTTGAAGATTCCTCCTGAAAATTACATGTATCTAAAAGCTTCCACTGCAGCTGAGCGACAGAAATGGCTTGTTGCCTTAGGAACAGCAAAAGCCTGTCTTGTTGACTCAAATGCTGaagagcaacaacaaaaaa TGAACTCTATGGTGTACCTTAAAGATAAAATGAAGGAGCTTGACTTATGTCGTGGTATCATGCTTGAGCAAATTCATCAAATTAAATTAATTGCAGTTAATGCAGATGAACACAAG CCTGTGATAGAATCAGTGACTTTGCTTTCTGCTACCTGTGATACTTTTGCaacaaatttaaatgaaatcATGGAAATCATTGAAGACAATTTAA GTACAATGTCAGGTTCTCCAGTGTCAACTCCACGG CTTCAAAAGCCACCTACCCATCATCATTCACATCGACACAAAAA AAATCAATCACCTCCTTCTACTCCTTCATCTCACACTGGATCAATGTCAGACACACAAGACAAAC aAAAAGGTTTATTACATTCAAGTTCATCTGAATATTCAAATTCTAAAAACAGTGACAGAGCTTTGCTTTCTCCTGGAACTCCTAATCAAAACCAACAGCAGATTTTTGAACTCCATGGTGTGTCGCCAGACGCATACAAGGTTAGAAATCTACCTTTACAAGAAATAATTAACGATCAGATGCATGGACCAATGTCACCAACTATTGACTCGTCAGTTTCTTCAGTTTCTTCCCTTCTGTCATCCTCTGATGGAGGAAATGTTCCAGTACCACCATTAATACTGGAGGATGAATTGCCACGGGGCACACCTAAATCTCCTGAAAAAGTAGAATTTGTTGGAAAATCATTTTTTGGAAAAGCACCAGCAAG ATTTGAAGATGTGCAACTGAACAGTGATGGACTTATACCAACCAGTTCGTTCCTGGCTGCATGCTCATCTATTGTTCCCGTATTTG atTCTCTTGGTTCAACCACATTTGCTCCTGTGAAAATGGATATCCAAGGGAATATCCAA aaaattaagTTGAAATACGAAACTGATGTTATGGCATTTgagtttttacaaaatatagtcTTTCAAGAGTTAAAAAGTAATGAACACAATGCAAAAAACTCAGCCACTGATGCCTTGCTCTGGTTGAAAAG AGCACTGGAGTTCATTCTGGTTTTCCTGTCGGAGGTTAGCAAAGGCCAACGTGATTTAGCAAATGCAGCAG GTATTGCGTATGAGAGAtcgttaaaaaaatatcatgGTTGGATTGTACGTGGTGTGTTTGCG cttgCTGTCAAAAGCTGTCCATATTACAAGGATTTCATAAAAGCATTGTCCACTACTGGAACAGGTGTTGCTGCTAGCGAAGGTGAAGCATTAGCTGAAATGGCTTCGTGTGTTGAGGCCCTTAACAGAATTGTTTCAAAGCTAAACAGTTACTACCGAAAAAATAAGTTAGACTCGGATGCTGTTGTGTAG